One Salvia splendens isolate huo1 chromosome 22, SspV2, whole genome shotgun sequence DNA segment encodes these proteins:
- the LOC121787129 gene encoding 60S ribosomal protein L32-1-like yields the protein MAVPLLNKKVVKKRVTKFKRHHSDRYACLATNWRRPKGIDSRVRRKFKGVTLMPNIGYGSDKKTRHYLPNGFKKFLVHNVKELEILMMHNRKYCAEIAHNVSTRKRKEIVERAAQLDVVVTNKLARLRSQEDE from the exons ATGGCTGTTCCTTTGTTGAACAAAAAGGTTGTGAAGAAGCGTGTCACCAAGTTTAAGAGGCACCACAGCGACAGATATGCGTGCCTAGCG ACCAACTGGCGCAGGCCCAAGGGTATCGACTCCCGTGTCAGGAGAAAGTTTAAGGGAGTCACCTTGATGCCAAATATCGGCTATGGATCGGACAAGAAGACCCGCCATTACCTACCCAACGGGTTTAAGAAATTCCTTGTCCACAACGTCAAGGAGCTCGAAATTCTCATGATGCACAACAG GAAGTATTGTGCTGAGATAGCACACAATGTCTCGACAAGGAAAAGAAAGGAAATCGTTGAGCGGGCAGCTCAGTTGGACGTGGTCGTCACCAACAAACTTGCTAGGCTCCGCAGCCAGGAAGACGAGTAA
- the LOC121785954 gene encoding peptidyl-prolyl cis-trans isomerase CYP20-1-like translates to MATNQRIYLLFTLLLCLSFAFTQAKKSKENLKEVTHKVYFDVEIDGKPAGRITMGLFGKTVPKTAENFRALCTGEKGVGKHGKPLHYKGSAFHRIIPSFMLQGGDFTLGDGRGGESIYGEKFADENFKIKHTGPGLLSMANAGSNTNGSQFFITTVTTSWLDGRHVVFGKVLSGMDVVYKIEAEGNQSGTPKSKVVIVDSGELPM, encoded by the exons ATGGCGACAAATCAGAGAATATATCTCCTCTTCACTCTGCTACTCTGTCTCAGCTTCGCTTTTACACAG GCAAAGAAATCGAAGGAAAATTTGAAAGAAGTGACTCATAAGGTTTactttgatgttgagattgatGGAAAACCAGCTG GACGCATCACTATGGGTCTCTTTGGGAAAACTGTTCCGAAGACGGCAG AAAATTTTAGAGCTCTGTGCACAG GTGAGAAAGGGGTTGGAAAACACGGGAAGCCTCTGCATTACAAGGGAAGTGCATTCCACAGGATTATACCCAGCTTCATGCTTCAAGGAGGTGACTTTACTCTAGGCGATGGAAGAGGTGGGGAATCAATCTACGGGGAGAAATTCGCTGATGAAAACTTCAAGATCAAACACACAGGACCTG GACTCCTCTCGATGGCAAACGCTGGCTCCAACACTAATGGTTCCCAGTTCTTCATCACTACTGTGACAACCAGCTG GTTGGATGGCCGCCATGTCGTATTTGGAAAGGTACTGTCGGGAATGGATGTGGTGTATAAGATTGAAGCTGAAGGCAATCAGAGCGGCACACCCAAAAGCAAAGTTGTGATTGTAGATAGTGGTGAACTCCCAATGTGA
- the LOC121787004 gene encoding phosphoinositide phospholipase C 4-like, producing the protein MGSYRVCMCFTRKFRVTEAEPPADVKEAFLKYADGGAQMSVEQLRRFLVEVQGEAEGDDATATAAENIVQQILQKRHHIAKFTRHALTLEDFHHYLFSADLNPPMYSQVHQDMTAPLSHFFIFTGHNSYLTGNQLTSDCSDVPVIKALQKGVRVIELDIWPNSSKDDVHVLHGRTVTAPVDLLKCLKSIKEHAFSASPYPVIITLEDHLTRELQAKVAQMLSQVFGKMLFCPESDCLKEFPSPEELKHRIIISTKPPKEYLEAQNLKGGESLRRKGSEDDVWGSEPSCLTAEQEEEEDKMDNEMTDLNPNNEDDDECDPGFREAPEYKRLIAIHAGKPRGGMKESLKVEADKVRRLSVSEQALEKAAESYGTDIVRFTQRNILRVYPKGTRFNSSNYKPQVGWLHGAQMIAFNMQGYGRSLWLMQGMFRANGGCGFVKKPDILMNANEVFDPKAKAPVKKTLKVKVYMGDGWHLDFKQTHFDLYSPPDFYVRVGIAGAPADEIMKKTKTIEDNWSPVWEEEFTFSLTVPELALLRIEVHEYDMSEKDDFAGQTCLPVAELRPGIRSVPLCDRRGEREKLKSVRLLMRFDIS; encoded by the exons atggggAGTTACAGAGTGTGCATGTGCTTCACGCGGAAGTTCCGCGTGACGGAGGCCGAGCCGCCGGCGGACGTCAAGGAGGCGTTCCTGAAGTACGCCGACGGCGGGGCTCAGATGTCGGTGGAGCAGCTTCGGAGGTTCCTGGTGGAAGTACAGGGCGAGGCGGAGGGCGACGACGCCACCGCCACGGCGGCGGAGAACATCGTGCAGCAGATTCTCCAGAAGCGCCACCACATTGCCAAGTTCACGCGCCACGCTCTCACTCTCGAGGACTTCCACCACTACCTCTTCTCCGCCGACCTCAATCCCCCGATGTACAGCCAG GTGCACCAAGACATGACAGCTCCGCTGTCTCACTTTTTCATCTTTACCGGGCATAACTCTTACCTCACTGGGAACCAGCTCACAAGTGACTGCAGTGACGTTCCTGTTATAAAGGCGCTGCAGAAGGGAGTGAGGGTGATAGAGCTTGATATATGGCCAAACTCTTCAAAGGATGACGTGCATGTTCTTCATGGAAG AACCGTGACAGCACCTGTGGACCTCTTGAAGTGTCTAAAGTCGATAAAAGAGCATGCCTTTTCTGCTTCTCCATACCCTGTCATAATAACATTGGAGGATCACCTTACGCGTGAACTGCAAGCTAAAGTTGCTCAG ATGCTCTCCCAAGTATTTGGAAAAATGCTTTTCTGCCCAGAGTCAGACTGCTTAAAAGAATTCCCGTCACCAGAAGAGTTAAAACATCGCATTATTATTTCCACAAAACCTCCTAAGGAGTACCTTGAGGCTCAGAACCTTAAGGGCGGTGAATCACTTAGGAGAAAAGGTTCTGAGGATGATGTGTGGGGAAGCGAGCCTTCGTGCCTCACGGCcgaacaagaagaagaagaagataag ATGGACAATGAAATGACAGACCTGAATCCTAACAATGAGGATGACGACGAGTGTGATCCTGGATTTCGTGAAGCACCTGAGTATAAACGCCTTATAGCTATCCACGCTGGGAAACCAAGAGGAGGGATGAAGGAATCACTAAAAGTAGAGGCTGATAAAGTGAGACGCTTAAGTGTTAGCGAGCAAGCTCTCGAAAAGGCTGCTGAATCTTATGGGACAGACATTGTCAG GTTTACACAGAGGAATATTCTGAGAGTCTATCCTAAGGGAACTAGATTCAACTCGTCGAATTACAAGCCTCAAGTTGGTTGGTTGCATGGAGCTCAAATGATTGCATTTAATATGCAG GGATATGGAAGATCACTTTGGTTGATGCAAGGAATGTTCAGGGCAAATGGAGGCTGTGGTTTTGTGAAAAAGCCTGATATATTGATGAATGCTAACGAGGTTTTTGATCCTAAAGCGAAGGCCCCCGTCAAGAAAACCTTAAAG GTGAAAGTATACATGGGGGATGGCTGGcatttggactttaaacaaactcACTTTGATTTATACTCGCCACCCGACTTCTACGTCAGG GTTGGCATAGCCGGTGCACCGGCTGATGAGATCATGAAGAAGACGAAGACGATAGAGGACAACTGGAGCCCTGTTTGGGAAGAGGAATTCACATTCTCTCTCACTGTTCCTGAGCTAGCTCTGCTAAGAATCGAAGTGCATGAGTATGATATGTCGGAGAAGGATGACTTTGCCGGCCAAACTTGTCTTCCTGTCGCAGAGCTGAGGCCTGGCATACGGTCCGTGCCTCTTTGCGACCGGAGAGGTGAGCGCGAGAAGCTGAAATCTGTCCGCCTTCTGATGCGGTTCGACATCTCATGA
- the LOC121787003 gene encoding 6-phosphofructo-2-kinase/fructose-2,6-bisphosphatase-like: MGTAASTNADTSSHGSEDHAGGQLYVSLKMENYRLKGELVPHVYGSAPLVGSWDSSKALSMERESTFMWELSFVVPPNHETLDFKFLLKPKHGNVPCVVEEGPNRQLIGGTLQGDQDSAMFKLSGDEILEYKVFIKADRVSPFDLAASWRAYQENFQRSTVRGIPDVSIASATEAANEIGSQASLELDIEHYVVPAPSSANSGPVYAANMTETPRSLARTGVFSRNDSSLGSSHSQKDLGASVDRPGGMEVIAPETAKLSLGSGLVESKSVGTFSNMQKQEGHRGLFVDRGVGSPRLMKSSSSSAFAVDVKLGSEAKNSMPAAAGAVAAGAVADQMLGPKEDRHLAIVLVGLPARGKTFTAAKLTRYLRWLGHDTKHFNVGKYRRLKHGVNKTADFFSGDNPEGIEARNEVAALAMEDMISWMQEGGQVGIFDATNSTRKRRNMLMKMAEGECKIIFLETLCNDRNIIERNIRLKVQQSADYAEEPDFEAGYHDFKVRLENYEKVYEPVEEGSYIKMIDMVSGNGGQIQVNNISGYLPGRIVFFLVNTHLTPRPILLTRHGESRYNVRGRIGGDSAISDSGELYAKKLANFVERRLKNEKAASIWTSTLQRTILTAGPIGGFPKIQWRALDEINSGVCDGMTYEEIKKNMPEEYESRKKDKLRYRYPRGESYLDVIQRLEPVIIELERQRAPVVVISHQAVLRALYAYFADRPLKEIPHIEMPLHTIIEIQMGVTGVQEKRYKLM, encoded by the exons ATGGGCACCGCCGCATCCACGAACGCCGATACCAGCTCCCATGGCTCCGAAGACCACGCCGGTGGCCAGCTCTATGTCTCTCTCAAAATGGAGAACTACAGGCTCAAAGGAGAGCTTGTGCCCCATGTCTACGGTTCCGCCCCTCTCGTCGGCTCCTGGGATTCTTCCAAAGCT CTGTCTATGGAGAGGGAATCGACTTTTATGTGGGAACTAAGCTTTGTTGTACCACCTAATCACG AGACGCTGGATTTTAAGTTTTTGTTGAAGCCGAAGCATGGTAATGTGCCTTGTGTTGTGGAGGAGGGTCCAAATAGGCAATTGATAGGAGGTACGTTGCAAGGGGATCAGGACTCGGCTATGTTTAAGTTGTCTGGAGATGAGATTCTCGAGTATAAAGTGTTCATTAAAGCGGATAGGGTTTCACCATTCGATCTTGCTGCAAGTTGGAGGGCGTATCAGGAGAACTTCCAGCGATCCACTGTTCGTGGAATACCAGACGTCAGTATAGCTTCTGCTACTGAAGCTGCTAATGAG ATTGGATCCCAAGCAAGTTTGGAGCTCGATATTGAGCACTATGTTGTTCCAGCTCCATCATCTGCAAATTCAGGTCCTGTTTATGCAGCAAATATGACAGAAACTCCTAGATCACTTGCCCGTACAGGAGTGTTTTCTAGGAATGACAGCTCTCTTGGTTCATCACATTCTCAAAAAGACCTCGGTGCCTCAGTTGACCGACCTGGT GGGATGGAAGTCATTGCCCCAGAAACAGCAAAATTGTCTTTAGGATCTGGCTTGGTTGAGTCAAAGTCTGTTGGAACTTTTTCTAACATGCAGAAACAGGAAGGTCACAGAGGACTCTTTGTGGATAGGGGGGTAGGATCCCCTAGGCTAATGAAATCATCAAGTTCCTCTGCTTTTGCTGTTGATGTCAAACTTGGTTCCGAGGCTAAG AACTCTATGCCAGCTGCTGCAGGAGCTGTTGCAGCAGGAGCTGTAGCAGATCAGATGCTTGGGCCCAAGGAGGATAGGCATTTGGCAATTGTCCTG GTTGGGTTGCCTGCACGGGGTAAAACTTTCACAGCAGCAAAACTTACTCGATATCTTCGCTGGTTAGGACATGATACGAAACACTTTAATGTTGGGAAG TATAGAAGGCTCAAGCATGGAGTTAACAAG ACAGCTGATTTTTTCAGTGGCGACAATCCAGAAGGCATAGAGGCACGCAATGAG GTAGCAGCTCTTGCAATGGAGGATATGATATCTTGGATGCAAGAGGGTGGCCAG GTTGGGATATTTGATGCTACAAACAGTACCAGGAAAAGACGGAATATGCTTATGAAAATGGCTGAAGGCGAATGCAAG ATTATCTTTCTGGAGACATTATGCAACGATAGGAATATAATTGAGAGGAATATACGTCTCAAAGTTCAACAGAGTGCAGACTATGCAGAAGA GCCAGATTTTGAAGCAGGGTATCATGACTTCAAGGTCCGACTGGAAAATTACGAAAAG GTCTATGAGCCAGTTGAAGAAGGGTcttatataaaaatgatagaCATGGTCTCTGGAAATGGTGGACAAATACAA GTGAACAACATTAGTGGGTACCTTCCAGGGCGGATAGTATTCTTCCTG GTGAATACACATCTGACTCCCCGTCCAATTTTGCTTACCAGGCATGGAGAGAGCCGATACAATGTCAGAGGTCGAATTGGTGGTGACAGCGCCATAAG TGATTCTGGCGAGCTTTATGCTAAGAAGCTTGCAAATTTCGTCGAGAGGCGCCTGAAAAATGAAAAGGCTGCTTCC ATATGGACTAGCACGTTACAGAGAACAATTCTGACAGCAGGTCCGATTGGAGGATTTCCCAAG ATACAATGGCGTGCACTTGACGAAATTAATTCTGGTGTATGCGATGGGATgacatatgaagaaattaagaaaaatatgcCAGAAGAATATGA ATCGCGTAAAAAGGACAAGTTAAGGTACAGATATCCTCGTGGAGAATCTTATCTTGACGTTATACAAAG GCTGGAGCCTGTAATTATTGAGCTCGAACGACAAAGAGCTCCCGTTGTGGTCATATCCCACCAG GCAGTTTTGAGGGCTTTGTATGCTTATTTTGCTGATAGGCCATTGAAAGAGATTCCCCATATCGAG ATGCCGCTTCACACAATAATAGAGATACAGATGGGAGTTACCGGTGTCCAAGAGAAACGATACAAGCTCATGTGA